The sequence ttaaaaggtgtttttttttttatggatcatTTTCAACATTATACAGAAGTGTCCAAGGTACATTCTCTTGTGGTTTGATAGtaataaacaatatgatatatagTGAAATGAGATACCACAAGGGGTACAAATGGCAAAGGCTGAGCCGTGAAAAGGGGAAactgaaaaaaaggaaataagacATCCTGGCCTATATACATATTGAATAGCATACCTCTACAcgcagaaaatatatattttgcatattgTTTTGAAGAAGCTTTgcaataaaaaaatctatttctgaGTAAGTAAAGGGAATCAGTGGAACTTGGAACCACTTCTCCACCACACCTTGTCCAGAAGACAGCTATTCCCCAGAGGCCAGTAATTAGCACATACATGGAACATCCAAATATTCCCAAAATGGCTCTGGTGGACATCCCTTATTGTTTATACATACCGCCAACAAAGATAGCAGCTACGCCCCCTCACTACACCTTGAGGGCAGCTAAGCACTGGTGGTCCAGCAATCGGATCTCCTACAATGAGTATCAAACTAGATCTCAAACAATTTTCAAGGGTGCCTTTGATGTAATGTGTTCCTTATATATTTACTGCTAAGAAACATAACTAATAatgctattcaatatattttcCTTACCAGTGGTGTAATGGACTTGTCTGTGATGTCATACTGCGTTGCTCCATTATTCTTGATAATCTTACCATCCTGCATGTGTATTCCACGACCAATACGATAAATCTGTTGGATCAATGGACATTTTATGAATGTATTTTACTTAGGAGGACACACCGATGTTTAGATCTATCCACTTGTTAATTTTGTCTTTTCACATTTGGTCCACATTGACTGCAGGGAGAGAGACTTGATTCTAAAATGGAATGTGGTGGAATGTGGTGGCAAATTGATACATTCTCAGGTTAATataggagatatggaaaatgTCATACTTCTAAACTGCTCACAATTGACTCTTTAAAATGAACTTGGCATTTATAAATGTGGGTAAGATATGGGAAGCTTTAACTATCTAGAGTTTATTTAGACACTGTGCTGGAAAAATCACTCACAACTGTATCGATTATCAGGGATATTTACCTTAAATTGTTCTGCAACTTTGATATTCATAACTCACTACGGCTTCGATTTTACATTGTTGCATAAGctgtttaaattatttaatatttattgataAACTTATAACATATTTTTtgaaaatataacaatataaaaaaatatatcataaaaaatagatataaaaaaaaatcaagatattGCGAATTAAAAAGTtgtttgcctggcactatagcttcctataGTGCCGCCCTCCCTAGTACCACCCCCCATGCCCTCCCCcaaccccacccccacccccatgtagcaaaacccttctgtcacttacctgattccagcgccgatgtccctcgacgcTGGTTCTCCTCCACCACCAGTCGGTAGGGAGACAAAATGCACATGAGcgtacttcccccataggaaagcattatataataCTTTCTTATAGGGGTTTCGGGTGACGCAGAGGTGACatcctctggtagacagccactagaggtggcgttAACCCTCAaaagtaattactgcagtttttaaaaaaaaaaaaaactgcaataattatctttgcagggttaagggacctgggacactatATTAGATAAAATGTTacacattataattttttttacatagcaGGTACTTTTAACTATGGAATGTAGACCCAAAGAGAGCATGTTAAACTTATGTACTTCTCTTTGTGCTTGGGAGCCAGAGTTATGTAAAAAGGTTCATGGTTATCCAATATTTATCATAAACATTCATTTTATTTCGCATTCCAGCAATGATTGCATGCAGCCAGGCCGTCCAAATGTTTAGCAAATAACTGGCATCAGAATGTAAAATAGACATGTTCTACCTTCTTATTGAGCTCCGTACGATGGTGATAGCCCTTCTGACCAGCACGGGCTATAGTATAAGAAACTCGAGCCGGGTGCCATGCTCCAATACAGGCCACCTTCCTCAGACCCTTGTGAGTTTTACGTGGTAGCTTCTTGGTGCGCCAGCGGGAAGTGACACCTTAaagaaaataactaaaataagcTGAGCACCAGAGCCAAGTGGAGGAATATGGGATTAGTTCATCCACTGGAAAGCTACAAAACAACAATAATGTCATAAATAGTGCAGCCAATACTGGAACCCAAGGTCATAATAGACTGGATGCTTTGCCTCCCTGAGGTTCTTTTTTTGGCTATCTATTGTCAGGGAGCAGAGAAACATCTCTCCCTGATGGATATGTACAAGAGGCCAAGAAAATGCCAAAACGCAGGACCATCCACTGCCAGTCCACCACTTTTGGAGCCAACTCTTTATTTCTCCATGTACATACATATTTCTTTAGGAAAACCATACTAACTATATTCGGAATGGGCAACATCTCTACCTCCATCTGCTGTGGAATAACCATTTATGATGCATCATGGTAATAGACTCCATAGACACTGCCTGTAATCTAGGGAATCATGGTCCCAGGGAGATAGATGAAGATGTCTATCCTTTCAGTTAGCCTATCCTCTGACAGCTGACATCATGTAATTATCCACATGTACCTTTTACTCCTTTGCCTTTGGTAACACCAATGACATCTATCATCTCATCCTGGGAAAACACATTGTGAACAGCGACCTGTTTTTCCAACTTCTCATGTGCCCAGTCCACCTTTTCAGCTACGGTTCCCCCGTTCAACTGGATTTCCATCACATGAGCTTTCTTCTGCTTCAAGGGCAGGAGTTTCATCTGCATGGAGCAGACAGTCAGACCACTGActcaaacagaaatatatttaatatattgagaCAGTCATGCAGGCACTCCGGCAGTGGCCACTTGTCCTCGTTCTATGAGCGACCCTCACCTGAGTGTGGACAATGACCCTGATCAACTTGCAGTACTTCTTCATCGCTGTGAAGTCTTTCTCAAGCTGCTTCTTTCCCTCTTCATCCTGCCATTTTTTGCAGTACTTGGTAAAAGACTTTTTCTTGCTTTTGTACCTGTAGGTCAGAGAACACAGATGTAATTTTGTGAATAGGTCAACTTTGGTTATGAGAACCCAGTCTCCAGTCCTTTCCATTTCAGTAACGTAAATATCCTGCTATGACATTCTGTGaatggattaaactgataggagtttGACAGTGCACTGAGCATGTATGAAAcgttctttctggacaccttaaaacatataattaaattatgatAAAAAGCTAATTTGATAGAGTATGGGTAAAACTGGTCGGGGCACCAATAAAAATGAATTGGGTCATGCCAAAGGTAGGTGGAGGTAGAATTTAACGAAAGGTTGGTGCCTGATGTGCCTTGCTCTGTTCTTGAAAGTTGAGATGTGAAAGGTCACCCACACTTGAGCCCATTCATTCTGTGGGTTCTTTACAGCCATAGAGTTCTCACCAGTTTCGGTAGAAGCGCCTCTTGCATTCATCACTGATGTGTTCAGCAAATATAGTCTTCAAAGCCCGTAGACCCCGGGGGGTTTCAACATATCCCACTATTCCCACCACAACCAATGGTGGCGTCTCAATGATTGTCACAGCTTCCACCGCCTCTCGTTTGGAAATCTCTGAGTGTTAAGGAAACACAAGAATGGAACAGATGAGACAAGGAGACAATTGGATTATTAATAGGCAATAATTTAAATAGTTCAATATGCTGAGTACTTGGAGCTTTGTTGTTCCTTTCCTGCTGTGGACTCTAACTGTGATGATGCTCATGCAGCCTAGTTGTCTGGCTGAGCATCATATGACTCTCATTCTACAGAAGCTATAGTACCCAGGTTTTTCTAATTCTTGAACGAGAAAATAAAAACTTGCGTAGAACAGACAAGTTCAATGTTTCTTTTCCagcatttaaattttaaattattaaaagaaaaaaaaattacagaaccAAAACGTCATAGCACAAGAATAATACatacaatgtttttttcactatgtACACGTAGAGTCTCAAACTAGATGTTTGTATCTAAAATGTCCCTTACTGAGCCCCGGTCTGTGGATTTCCCTCACGGTGTGGGTCATCCCAGCTTTGTATCCCAGGAAGGCCGTCAGGTGGATGGGTTTGGTTGGATCATCTTTGGGCCATGTCTTCACTTTTCCCCGGTGACGTCGGCTACGCTTATGTGGAAGGAATCCCAGATGGCCGTGCCGGGGGGCTGAGAACTTACGATGCGACTGAAAAGATTTAGTGGAGAGTACTAATTATTAACTATGATTCAGCCAAAAATATgatcaaaaaagtaaaaacactCTTTGAAAGTTAGCAGTAATGTTGCTAGAAGAACAGCATGCTGGAGGCTCATCCATGGGGCACTTGGGGCAACACCCCAACAGTATTTATGTGGAAAACTATTTATTTGGCTCTAAGGCCATTAAGAATAAGTACAATTacgatttttttttcttggaaaggtagggagtaagataaagaaaaaatgggagaaaagtaGATTAGCATACTCTAGTTATTGCCTATATGTGTGTTAAAATAAAAACCCTTTGTGTCtaattttttaatagatttcagtAGTGCAGGATCCCTTCCCCTGATTGCTGGCTGTGTAGGCATGTTAAAATATGGGACAGATTTGAAATATGTCCTATTTTAGCAGGTTTTGCACCTGCCTAGTCTCCTGTAAGAAGGATTGCTATTTGGACAGCAGAGCCAGCTTCCCATGAGTGGCCGCTCTATTCAGGGGCCATCACTGGCTCAGAGCACCAGGGCGTGAGGTGGCACTACCCACAAGAAAGAAAAGTAAGGAGTCATCTTGGAAGTAGCAGAGAGAGACAGCACAGCAGCAGCTCCTGGATCCAGCCTAATGTAAgagtataatattatatttttctctCCCCCAGTAACCTCAGTGTCTGCCTGAGGTCTGATTATGCAAGGGGGTTTAtaggtatatattaatatatataaaaaaaaaactaataaaatctgtcaacgttgaagttgctgtttagtggataagtgagtgcgctggatcttgtgtattgtataaattggcccccagcagcaccccatttatgcatgttcaggtgagtgaagccccctggtttcatatttatatatatatttgggagtctagccaactccttggttttgcacccctccctgtcacaggtgcctcatttgagggccctatttagccttataCTGCAGAGATCCCAAGATGGAAttgtttccccaagtaagtgggttaatctcataagagcagacattaggctgttagagtaggacctgccaaatatggggtacattgacgttgtggcaggcaggggtcaagtcctggggaaaaaagtgtgggaactcacccaagattccgcctccttcccccccccccgccttaaaaaaaattgcactcctatgcatatagtgcagtgcagggtgtgtataatgaatgtagtgtgtttgtagtgaatgcagagtatggataatgaatgtagtgtgtttgtagtgagtgcagtgtgtataatgaatgtagtgtgtttgtagtgagtgcagtgtgtataataaatttagtgtgtttgtagtgagtgcagagtgtgtataatgaatgtagtgtgtttgttgtgagtgcagtttgtgtataattaatgtagtgtgtttgtagtaagtgtagagtgtgtataatgaatgtagtgtatttgtagtaagtgtagagtgtgtataatgaatgcagtgtgtttgtagtgagtgcggattgtgtataataaatgtagtgtgtttgtggtgagagcagagtatgtataatgaagtgtttgtagtgagtgcagtgtgtataataaatgtagtgtgtttgtagtgagtgcagaatgtgtataatgaatgtagtgtgtgtgtagtgagtgcagtgtgtataatgaatatagtgtgtagtgagtgcaaagtgtgtatagtgaatgtagtgtgtttgtagtgagtgcagtgtgtataatgaatgtagtgggtttgtagtgagtgcagagtgtgtataatgaatgtagtgtgtttgtagtgagtgcagagtgtgtataatgaatgtagtgtgtttgtagtgagtgcagattgtgtataatgaatgtagtgtgtttgtagtgagtgcagattgtgtataatgaatgcagtgtatgtagtgtgtttgtagtgaatgcagtgtatgtagtgtgtttgtagtgaatgcagagtgtgtatagtgaatgtagtgtgtagtgagtgcagagtgtgtataatgaatgcagagtctatataatgaatgcagagtgtgtatagtgaatgtagtgtgtttgtagtgagtgcagagtgtgtataatgaatgcagtgtatgtagtgtgtgtgtagtgaatgcagagtgtgtataatgaatgcagagtgtgtatagtgaatgtagtgtgtgcagtgagtgcagtgtgtacagtgaatttagtgtgtttgtaatgagtgcagagtgtgtataatgaatgtagtgtgtttgtagtaagtgcagattgtgtataatgaatgcagtgtgtgtgctggattatgtgtgtgtgtgtgtgtgggtgctggatgattgtgtgtgtgtgtgtgctggatgatgtgtgtgtgtgctggatgatgtgtgtgtgtgctggattatgtgtgtgtgtgctggattatgtgtgtgtgtgctggattatgtgtgtgtgtgcgctggatgatgtgtgtgtgtgtgtgtgtgtgctggatgatgtgtgtgtgtgtgctggatgatgtgtgtgtgtgctggattatgtgtgtgtgtgttggatgatgtgtgtgtgtgtgttggatgatgtgtgtgtgtgtgtgtactggattatgtgtgtgtgtactggattatgtgtgtgtgtactggattatgtgtatgtgtgtgctggattatgtgtgtgtgtgtgtgctggattatgtgtgtgtgtgtgtgtactggattatgtgtgtgtgtgtgctggattatgtgtgtgtgtgtgctggattatgtgtgtgtgtgtgctggattatgtgtgtgtgtgctggattatgtgtgtgtgtgctggattatgtatgtgtgtgctggattatgtgtgtgtgtactggattatgtgtgtgtgtgtgtgtgtgctggatgatgtgtgtgtgtgtgtgtactggattatgtgtgtgtgtactggattatgtgtgtgtgtgtgtgtgctggattatgtgtgtgtgtgctggattatgtgtgtgtgtgctggattatgtgtgtgtgtactggattatgtgtgtgtgtgtgtactggattatgtgtgtgtgtgtgctggattatgtgtgtgtgtgtgttggattatgtgtgtgtgtactggattatgtgtgtgtgtgtgtactggattatgtgtgtgtgtgtgtgtactggattatgtgtgtgtgtgtgtactggattgtgtatgtgtgtgtgctggattatgtgtgtgtgctggattatgtgtgtgtgtgctggattatgtgtgtgctggattatgtgtgtgtgtgtactggattatgtgtgtgtgctggattatgtgtgtgtgtgtgtgctggattatgtgtgtgtgtgtgctggattatgtgtgtgctggattatgtgtgtgtgtgtgtgctggattatgtgtgtgtgctggattatgtgtgtgtgtgtgtgtgctggattatgtgtgtgtgtgctgcatgatgggggggatgcatttgctttttaacttttatgtgtttttttttttttttactttactcccccctccctgcttcttaccttgtcagggaggggggagatcgcctggtggtccggtggagggtagcagccgctgcacacaggaacccatcacacgcggcgttcttctccagctctctcagcttcaactctcgcgagactcgcctgtgcggagcgttgccatggtaacccgtggcaacgctcttacagctgcgggtctcgcgagatttgaagctgagagagctggagaagaacgccgcgtgtgatgggttcctgtgtgcagttagcagggcaggtcctgcaggactgggaacggcgttcctgctttggaaaaagtgcaggaacgccgttcccatgcgttcctgcaggactcgagccctggtggcaggcttatgccacgtgtgatcatataatgtaactaaacccccattatttttgcctagattaggtgttttaaaaaaatatatatatatataaaaaaaatctgtcaacattgaagttgcctcctagtggataggtgagtgcgctggatcttgtgtatatatatatatatatatatatttctgacaGACAGCACCGTGCTACCTCTAATAGTTTTAATAGGTCCTATTGCACATTGCATAGTGATCGTGTAAGCTCAGCTGTCCAGTGCCCACAACTCTGAACTGAGACTCTCGAGCTGTGGCTAGTTTTGAAGCTCCACACTGCAGGACTGGAGTTGATTCTGATAGATTCAGTCCGTAACGGTTGTTGCTTCTGTTAACCACGTCAGCATCATCATGGTGCCATATTACCACTGGAGATTTATCATACTCCCAGCTGCAGATAAGGAGTCTATCATTATCCTGCTGTtttaaccatgtgcacactgtgtgctgaaAGCTGGCTCCTAGGCTGCAGCTGCTacctctgcccctgatatgcctgcagtctgctgacatcttcagaagtggtggtctgaccacttaccacttttgtccagcttgaaaattgaccatttatgacaactttatccttaagccaatgttctacccaagaacaagaatattcatctagaccaatttcttttagtttgaagactaacctattgtgaggaaccgtatcaaatgccttggcaaaatccaagtagatcacatccactgcaacaccctgatctatatttctacttacttcttcgtagaatgcaattaggttagtttgacatgacctatgtttcataaaaccatgctgattattgctaataacacagttcttcccaatgaattcctgaatattatcccttaacagccgtacaaataatttcccagtcacagaagttaagctcacaggtctataatttccaggcaaggattttgaaccctttttaaatataggaacaacatctgccttcctccaatcctccggtacaatacctgaaacaaaagaatcttgaaaaattaaatacagaggttcacttatttccccacttagctccttaagtactcgtgggtggataccgtcaggccccggagctttatttacattcattttctttaatagctgtagcaccttgtctcgagttatccaatcacaagttatctgcaagtttgttgcagcaatcatatgcatatctcttgccataggatcctcattaatatatactgaagaaaaatagttatttaaaatttctgccttttcctggttttcATTGACTaatagacccatctctgttttcagtgtaccaacactttcattttttgtttttttagaattaatgtacttgaaaaaaatgttggggttggttttgcattctttggcgaTCAATTtcccattttctagtttagccactttaattgcctttttgcaagtattattggcttccttatatcttatataggatgcctctaatttgtccgatttaaatgctttaaaagaccctttcttatttttaaccccttaaggaccaaacttctgaaataaaagggaattatgacatgtcacacatgtcatgtgtccttaaggggttaatctcttgttttacttctctactaagccacattggttttaatttgtttattttatattgattacccaatggtacacacTGTGAaatttacctttctaatatttgtttgaatagtttccatttatcctcagtgtttttatcactaaggagtttatgccagtcgatatgttgtagagctgccctaatcttattaaaattggcttttttttaaattatacgttttaataaaccccacgtgcttttgcttttttgagtttatttcaaaagttaccatattgtgatcgctatttcccaaatgctcccctacttgaatattggttaaaagattaacattgtttgtaataatgagatccagacaagcatcctttctagttggtgcttgtaccagttgtgacataaaggtgtcatttaacacattcaaaaaccggattccctttgctgaagtactagtccctctatcccaatttatgtccgggtaattaaaatctccaataattaacgtgttaccccgattggcagctttaccaatttgctctaacagcagttcttcctcattaacatttacatttggtggtttataacatatcccaaccaataacgtatttccctttgtttgccccaagcagatatctacccataaagcttccacattttcctcgtcacactccacatgcctaagatttgacttatGGCTGACATACATCACACAGGATTATTTGGACAGTATAGATTATTTAGACAATTAATTTACACACAGCATAGTTCACCCTTTTATTGAGCAGTGACTGGTAGAGGAGAGGTGAGCGCAGTCTGCTGCCCGGTATTctcctagagagagagagagctcagtCCAAGTTAGAGAGACCAAAGGTTTATAGCTGCTCCAGGCTCAAAGAGGACCAGATATATAAAATGGACGCCACTTTAGCTGTCCACATTAAAAATTTGGACAGGTATTGCTTTACTGCACCTTAATAATCAGAGCTAGCACACACTTAATTGAAAGCAATAATGTTTTGTATCGTTTGTGCATTAATCTTAGAGAATTACAAAATCACTTGGTTGAATAAAATTCTATTTCGGCAACAGAGTACAAAGCCTTCACCCATACCTTTCATTTTAAGTGATCAAGACTGTTGAAACTGCTGGTGAAATATTCTAGGATACATTTTGTGAAGTTACGCTGGATAtagatctatctgtctatctatctatctctctatctatctgtctatctatctctctatctatctgtctctgtctatctgtctctgtctatctatctattaatctatctacctaccatctatctctctcta is a genomic window of Pelobates fuscus isolate aPelFus1 chromosome 8, aPelFus1.pri, whole genome shotgun sequence containing:
- the RPL3L gene encoding ribosomal protein uL3-like, producing the protein MSHRKFSAPRHGHLGFLPHKRSRRHRGKVKTWPKDDPTKPIHLTAFLGYKAGMTHTVREIHRPGLKISKREAVEAVTIIETPPLVVVGIVGYVETPRGLRALKTIFAEHISDECKRRFYRNWYKSKKKSFTKYCKKWQDEEGKKQLEKDFTAMKKYCKLIRVIVHTQMKLLPLKQKKAHVMEIQLNGGTVAEKVDWAHEKLEKQVAVHNVFSQDEMIDVIGVTKGKGVKGVTSRWRTKKLPRKTHKGLRKVACIGAWHPARVSYTIARAGQKGYHHRTELNKKIYRIGRGIHMQDGKIIKNNGATQYDITDKSITPLGGFPHYGPVKNDFVMVKGCVVGSKKRVLTLRKSLLVHTSRRALENIELKFIDTTSKFGHGCFQTHQEKRAFMGPQKKHLIKEKQEPAEEI